A stretch of Bacillus pseudomycoides DNA encodes these proteins:
- a CDS encoding peptidoglycan DD-metalloendopeptidase family protein, producing MKQKATALTATTVAVTSLLPSINQVETRTVAAQQLPTQHIQHIKSDSKILYLNTEIRKRNETNSLKKTNSSFTNSTELENRYIVNANVLNIRSKPNINSSIIDRLPNGKFIPVQETTGDWYKIRFGTSYGFVAHHIQGKLYTTVYAHMKDRSVQVGDQVQTGELLGHMGNTGHSFGQHHHFELHNGEWNFEKTNAVNPLPYLVR from the coding sequence ATGAAACAGAAAGCTACAGCTTTAACAGCAACTACTGTCGCAGTCACATCTCTACTTCCATCCATAAATCAAGTAGAGACACGTACTGTAGCAGCTCAACAATTGCCTACTCAACACATTCAACATATAAAATCTGACTCGAAAATATTATATTTGAATACTGAGATAAGAAAAAGGAATGAAACTAACTCCTTAAAAAAAACAAATAGTTCGTTTACTAACTCTACTGAACTTGAAAATCGTTATATCGTAAATGCCAACGTTTTAAACATTCGCTCTAAACCCAATATCAATTCCTCTATTATTGATAGATTACCCAACGGCAAGTTCATCCCTGTACAAGAAACTACAGGGGATTGGTATAAAATCCGTTTCGGAACATCTTACGGATTTGTAGCACATCATATTCAAGGTAAACTATATACAACGGTTTACGCTCATATGAAAGATCGTTCAGTACAAGTTGGGGATCAAGTTCAAACTGGGGAATTATTAGGACATATGGGAAATACGGGCCATTCATTTGGGCAACATCACCATTTTGAATTACATAATGGTGAATGGAATTTTGAAAAGACAAACGCAGTAAATCCACTGCCTTATTTGGTTCGGTAA
- the tenI gene encoding thiazole tautomerase TenI produces MKDELHVISNGQMTFAELANVAMQIESEIDYLHIREREKSTKELYEGVEGLLKRGFPASKLVMNDRIDIATLLHIPRVQLGYRSADIRSVKENFSYLHVGYSVHSLEEAIIAFKNGADSLVYGHVFPTDCKKGVPARGLEEISDMARRLTIPITAIGGITPENTGEVLKSGVSGIAVMSGIVSDRNPYEKARLYKETIRKWAENHE; encoded by the coding sequence ATGAAAGACGAGCTCCATGTTATCTCAAATGGTCAGATGACATTCGCAGAATTAGCGAATGTAGCGATGCAAATTGAGAGTGAGATTGATTATTTGCATATTCGTGAGCGAGAAAAGAGTACGAAAGAGTTATATGAAGGTGTGGAAGGTCTACTAAAGAGGGGCTTTCCAGCATCTAAGCTTGTGATGAATGACCGAATCGATATTGCAACTTTATTACATATCCCTCGCGTACAATTGGGATATCGAAGTGCTGATATCAGGTCTGTGAAGGAAAATTTTTCTTATTTGCATGTTGGTTATTCTGTGCATTCTTTAGAAGAAGCAATAATAGCTTTCAAAAATGGTGCAGATTCCCTTGTTTATGGACATGTATTTCCGACAGATTGTAAGAAGGGTGTCCCGGCAAGAGGATTAGAAGAAATTTCAGATATGGCAAGGCGATTAACGATACCGATTACAGCTATTGGAGGGATAACACCTGAAAATACAGGGGAGGTTCTTAAATCTGGTGTAAGTGGTATTGCAGTTATGTCTGGAATTGTAAGTGATCGTAATCCATACGAGAAAGCAAGATTGTACAAGGAAACAATAAGAAAGTGGGCGGAAAATCATGAGTAA
- a CDS encoding CBS domain-containing protein: protein MTTVREFMSTDIVQCTPLDNVYEAAVKMKEENIGMIPVVEDNQVVGLVTDRDLVVRGIAEKHPGSNKITNVMTTGIVSVSPEDSIEKATELMAQYQIRRLPVVENGQLVGMLALGDLAVAEKADDQAGFALSEISEHTE from the coding sequence ATGACAACAGTTAGAGAATTTATGAGTACCGATATTGTACAATGTACACCGCTAGATAATGTATATGAAGCTGCTGTGAAAATGAAAGAAGAGAACATTGGAATGATTCCAGTTGTCGAGGACAATCAAGTAGTTGGTCTTGTTACAGATCGTGATTTAGTTGTTCGTGGAATTGCTGAGAAACATCCTGGGTCTAATAAAATTACAAATGTCATGACAACAGGAATTGTTTCCGTATCTCCTGAGGACTCTATTGAAAAGGCTACGGAATTAATGGCACAGTACCAAATCAGAAGATTGCCCGTAGTTGAAAATGGTCAGCTTGTTGGAATGTTAGCGCTAGGTGATTTAGCGGTAGCAGAGAAAGCTGATGATCAAGCAGGATTTGCTTTAAGTGAAATTTCCGAGCATACGGAATGA
- the thiD gene encoding bifunctional hydroxymethylpyrimidine kinase/phosphomethylpyrimidine kinase has translation MKVNKALTIAGSDSGGGAGIQADLKTFQELGVYGMTAITAITAQNTLGVQGVYPVATEGIQEQLNSIGADLTPDAVKLGMLFSSEIIKVVAENIKKFGWNNIVLDPVMIAKGGASLLQQEAVQALKEYLLPIATVVTPNVPEAEVLTGMEIHNIEDSKEAAKELHRLGAKYVLMKGGHADYQGNEVIDFLFDGEQFIEYRSERIDSKQTHGSGCTFASAVTAGLAKGSPIEEAVQEAKQFISIAIEQQLNIGSGHGPTNHFAYKVKL, from the coding sequence ATGAAAGTAAATAAAGCTTTAACAATTGCGGGATCTGATAGTGGCGGCGGTGCAGGGATTCAAGCAGATTTAAAAACATTTCAAGAGCTAGGTGTATACGGAATGACAGCTATTACAGCTATTACAGCCCAAAATACACTTGGTGTCCAAGGGGTATATCCAGTTGCAACCGAAGGGATTCAGGAGCAACTAAATTCAATTGGTGCTGATTTAACACCGGATGCTGTTAAACTTGGTATGCTATTTAGTAGCGAAATTATTAAGGTGGTTGCAGAAAATATTAAAAAGTTTGGCTGGAATAATATTGTACTAGATCCTGTTATGATTGCAAAAGGTGGAGCATCATTATTACAACAAGAAGCTGTGCAAGCATTAAAGGAATATTTATTACCAATTGCCACAGTTGTAACTCCAAATGTACCGGAAGCAGAAGTATTAACAGGAATGGAGATTCATAATATAGAAGATAGCAAAGAAGCTGCAAAAGAATTGCATAGACTAGGAGCTAAATATGTTCTTATGAAAGGCGGACATGCGGATTATCAAGGAAATGAAGTTATTGACTTCTTATTTGATGGTGAACAATTCATTGAGTATAGAAGTGAAAGAATCGATTCAAAACAAACGCATGGTAGCGGTTGTACATTTGCATCTGCTGTAACGGCAGGACTTGCAAAAGGGTCCCCAATTGAAGAGGCAGTTCAAGAAGCAAAACAATTTATTAGTATAGCAATTGAACAGCAATTAAATATTGGTAGTGGTCATGGGCCAACGAACCATTTTGCATATAAAGTGAAACTTTAA
- the thiS gene encoding sulfur carrier protein ThiS: protein MNLKINGKQVEVPGSVKTVAELLTHLGLDTKIVVVERNTDILTKENHQDTSVFDGDQIEIVTFVGGG from the coding sequence TTGAACTTAAAAATTAATGGTAAGCAAGTAGAGGTACCGGGAAGTGTTAAGACAGTAGCAGAATTGCTTACGCATTTAGGATTAGATACAAAGATTGTTGTAGTAGAACGCAATACAGATATTTTAACAAAAGAAAACCATCAAGATACATCTGTTTTTGATGGAGACCAAATTGAGATTGTAACTTTCGTAGGAGGCGGTTGA
- a CDS encoding ABC transporter substrate-binding protein → MKLFKRIFVFTLLVVMIAGCSSNSASEKKKAEKEVTVMLDWYPNAVHSFIYAAIEKGYFKEEGVKVNIKFPSNPTDPLTLAAAGKVTVGLYYQPDVVIARANEQIPVKSIGAVVRSPLNHVVSLKSAGIQSPKDLEGKTVGYSGTPLSEAYLKTMVKEVGGNPDTVKVVDVGFDLVPALITKKVDAVTGAYINHEVPVMRHQGHEPAYFNPADYGVPNYHELVFVTGDKTLKKDKEALQAFLRGAKKGYEFMKKNPDEALNILLDHQEKENFPLVPEVEKESMKILLEKMETKDEPFLSDSKESWEKQNKWLKEKGMTKESVPANELFENILK, encoded by the coding sequence ATGAAATTATTCAAACGCATCTTTGTGTTTACATTATTAGTTGTAATGATTGCAGGGTGTTCTAGCAATTCAGCATCAGAGAAGAAAAAGGCTGAGAAAGAAGTAACGGTTATGCTCGATTGGTATCCAAATGCGGTTCATAGTTTTATCTATGCAGCGATTGAAAAAGGATACTTTAAAGAAGAAGGAGTAAAAGTGAATATTAAATTCCCTTCTAATCCAACAGACCCATTAACATTAGCAGCAGCAGGAAAAGTAACAGTTGGTTTATACTATCAGCCAGATGTTGTCATCGCAAGAGCTAATGAACAAATTCCAGTAAAATCAATTGGGGCTGTAGTTCGTTCCCCATTAAACCATGTTGTATCGTTAAAATCAGCTGGCATTCAGTCTCCAAAAGATTTAGAAGGTAAAACAGTTGGTTATTCAGGAACACCTTTAAGTGAAGCATATTTAAAAACGATGGTAAAAGAGGTTGGTGGGAATCCAGATACTGTAAAAGTAGTGGATGTTGGATTTGATTTAGTGCCAGCGTTGATTACGAAAAAGGTAGATGCTGTTACAGGTGCTTATATTAACCATGAAGTCCCAGTTATGCGTCATCAAGGACATGAACCAGCATACTTTAACCCAGCTGACTATGGTGTGCCAAATTATCATGAACTTGTTTTTGTCACAGGTGATAAAACATTGAAAAAAGATAAAGAAGCGTTGCAGGCCTTTTTACGCGGGGCGAAAAAAGGATACGAATTTATGAAAAAGAATCCAGATGAAGCGCTTAATATTTTATTAGATCATCAAGAAAAAGAAAACTTCCCACTTGTTCCAGAAGTTGAAAAAGAAAGTATGAAAATTTTATTAGAGAAAATGGAAACGAAAGATGAACCGTTTTTATCAGATTCAAAAGAGTCATGGGAAAAACAAAATAAATGGTTGAAAGAAAAAGGCATGACAAAAGAAAGTGTGCCTGCCAATGAATTATTCGAAAATATTTTAAAGTAG
- a CDS encoding DUF3965 domain-containing protein, with translation MRDVQSNPNWNLVTDVYVEPNNFADLLSLLVPNHPKGEGKERTILAWKEKEFYKQENLAPFILYGMNKVKDLPQFHKDEIPTLVRIVRLCQKLGWYKEAYTFMVNHKLDEFVHTSMEYETWDILTQVVAWNYLIVKYRIGELENKDVMIWERIKFNEECIEKSEKLLSHKEVMELTFFYICKQAKLLSKEELDQEMMNLAIYCNTYVYDLYIYDLLKKYRKCTDFLTYYGPSCSVVACQRAVIAQISDRLNPLKTTHVDDYLYVMKEMMEHMSLEFMNRYEYFIGKLLSYVPFFEMIQVPQHAYYCEELMYVCKGIEHKEEILRNYIFIQLHDCLPSFIKQFLKNKRYATIHDILFYWCDNEQRMGLEKKYNLSFIYERYACG, from the coding sequence ATGAGGGATGTACAGAGTAATCCAAATTGGAATTTGGTTACAGATGTCTATGTGGAACCAAATAATTTTGCGGATTTACTTTCTTTACTTGTACCAAATCATCCAAAAGGCGAAGGAAAAGAACGAACAATTTTAGCCTGGAAAGAAAAAGAATTTTATAAACAAGAAAATTTGGCTCCGTTTATTTTATATGGAATGAATAAAGTGAAGGATTTGCCACAGTTTCATAAAGATGAAATACCAACTTTAGTTCGCATTGTTCGTTTATGTCAAAAACTTGGCTGGTATAAGGAAGCTTATACATTTATGGTGAACCATAAATTAGATGAATTTGTACACACATCTATGGAATACGAAACGTGGGACATTTTGACACAGGTTGTGGCTTGGAACTATTTAATTGTAAAGTATCGAATCGGTGAATTGGAAAATAAAGATGTAATGATATGGGAAAGAATTAAATTTAATGAAGAATGTATTGAAAAATCCGAAAAATTATTATCACATAAGGAAGTAATGGAACTTACATTCTTTTATATTTGTAAACAGGCAAAACTATTGTCTAAAGAAGAATTAGATCAAGAGATGATGAATTTAGCAATATACTGTAATACATACGTTTATGACCTATATATATATGACTTATTAAAAAAATATCGTAAGTGTACAGACTTTTTAACATATTATGGACCAAGTTGCTCTGTTGTTGCATGTCAAAGGGCTGTAATTGCTCAAATTTCTGACCGCCTTAATCCGCTAAAAACGACTCATGTGGATGATTATCTTTATGTAATGAAGGAAATGATGGAGCATATGTCGCTTGAGTTCATGAATCGATACGAGTATTTTATTGGAAAACTATTATCATATGTACCATTCTTTGAAATGATTCAAGTTCCGCAACATGCATATTATTGTGAAGAGTTGATGTATGTTTGTAAAGGAATTGAGCATAAGGAAGAAATCTTACGGAATTATATCTTTATACAATTACATGATTGTTTACCGTCATTTATTAAACAATTTCTAAAGAATAAGCGTTATGCAACGATTCATGATATTTTATTTTATTGGTGCGATAATGAACAACGAATGGGCTTAGAAAAGAAGTATAACTTAAGCTTTATTTATGAACGATATGCGTGTGGATAA
- a CDS encoding thiazole biosynthesis adenylyltransferase ThiF: MNNRYSRQELFSPIGEKGQKKIGEKHVLVIGAGALGSANAEMLVRAGVGRVTIVDRDYIDWSNLQRQQLYCEEDVKNNLPKAVAAQRRLQAINSHVMIEALVQDVTAEELEELVKNIDVIIDATDNFETRFIVNDISQKYSIPWIYGACVGSYGLSYTILPGKTPCLSCLLQSIPLGGATCDTAGIIAAAVSLVVSHQVTETLKILVEDYEALRDALVSFDVWKNEYSCMNVQKLRKHNCPSCGEEALYPYLSKENTSKTAVLCGRNTVQIRPPHKERLDFERYKELLHNRVDDFMVNPYLLSFSIEGKRLVAFQDGRVLVHGTKDVVEAKTIYHRYFG; this comes from the coding sequence TTGAATAATCGATATTCTCGACAAGAGTTATTTTCGCCAATTGGTGAAAAAGGACAGAAAAAGATAGGAGAAAAACATGTGCTAGTCATCGGTGCTGGGGCACTTGGTAGTGCGAATGCAGAGATGCTTGTGAGAGCAGGTGTTGGCCGTGTGACGATTGTGGATCGTGATTATATTGATTGGAGTAATTTACAACGTCAGCAACTGTATTGTGAGGAGGATGTGAAAAATAATCTTCCAAAGGCTGTAGCAGCACAAAGGCGTTTGCAAGCAATTAATAGTCATGTAATGATAGAGGCTCTTGTCCAGGATGTAACAGCTGAAGAATTAGAAGAGCTCGTTAAAAATATCGATGTAATAATTGATGCAACTGATAATTTTGAAACACGGTTTATCGTTAATGATATATCACAAAAATATTCTATTCCATGGATTTATGGAGCATGCGTTGGAAGCTATGGCCTTTCTTATACGATTCTACCAGGAAAAACGCCATGTTTATCTTGTTTACTACAATCTATTCCGCTTGGCGGAGCGACATGTGATACAGCAGGGATCATTGCAGCTGCTGTATCTCTCGTTGTTTCTCATCAAGTTACAGAAACTCTGAAAATTTTAGTAGAGGATTATGAAGCGCTTCGGGATGCACTTGTGTCGTTTGATGTATGGAAAAACGAATATTCATGTATGAATGTGCAAAAGCTTCGAAAACATAATTGTCCATCATGTGGTGAGGAAGCACTCTATCCATATTTAAGTAAAGAGAATACATCGAAAACTGCAGTTTTGTGCGGAAGAAATACAGTGCAAATTAGACCTCCGCATAAAGAACGATTAGATTTTGAAAGATATAAAGAACTGCTGCATAATCGTGTAGATGATTTCATGGTGAATCCATATTTACTATCATTTTCGATTGAAGGAAAGAGACTAGTTGCATTTCAAGATGGACGTGTACTTGTGCATGGAACGAAAGATGTAGTAGAAGCAAAAACGATTTATCATCGTTATTTTGGCTAA
- a CDS encoding thiazole synthase, producing MLNIGPFTFNSRLLLGTGKFSDYDVQRKAIEVSEAEILTFAVRRMDIFDADQPNLLEKINVKKYTLLPNTAGAKNAEEAVRIAKLAKATALCDMVKVEVIGDDRTLLPDPVETLKASEMLLEEGFIVLPYTSDDVVLARKLQELGVHAIMPGASPIGSGLGIVNPLNLSFIIEQAKVPVIVDAGVGSPADAAFAMELGADGVLLNTAVSGAKDPIKMAEAMKLGIHAGRLGFEAGRIARKRCATASSPLEGMSVVE from the coding sequence ATGTTAAACATTGGACCATTTACATTCAATTCTAGACTTTTATTAGGAACAGGAAAATTTTCAGATTATGATGTACAAAGAAAAGCAATTGAAGTATCGGAGGCAGAAATTTTAACATTTGCAGTACGTCGTATGGATATATTTGATGCAGACCAACCGAATTTATTAGAAAAAATTAATGTAAAAAAATATACATTACTACCAAATACAGCAGGCGCAAAAAATGCAGAAGAAGCAGTGCGTATTGCGAAATTAGCAAAAGCTACAGCGCTTTGTGACATGGTAAAAGTAGAGGTTATTGGTGATGACAGAACGTTATTACCAGATCCAGTGGAGACTTTAAAAGCCTCTGAAATGCTGCTAGAAGAAGGATTTATCGTCCTTCCATATACATCTGATGATGTTGTATTAGCTCGTAAATTACAGGAGCTTGGTGTTCATGCAATTATGCCTGGGGCGTCACCAATTGGTTCAGGACTTGGAATTGTAAATCCATTAAACTTAAGCTTTATTATTGAACAAGCAAAAGTACCGGTTATTGTGGATGCTGGTGTAGGTAGCCCAGCTGACGCGGCATTTGCAATGGAATTAGGAGCAGACGGTGTGTTATTAAATACGGCCGTATCTGGCGCGAAAGATCCTATTAAAATGGCAGAAGCAATGAAACTAGGTATTCATGCAGGACGTTTAGGATTTGAAGCAGGACGTATTGCACGTAAACGCTGTGCAACAGCTAGTAGTCCTTTAGAAGGAATGAGTGTAGTTGAATAA
- a CDS encoding ABC transporter ATP-binding protein, whose amino-acid sequence MRSKSILQFHNVSFHYDEKPIINGLDASVQEKEFVSIIGPSGCGKSTLFRLITGLEEPTAGKIQLTETSSHPVGYMPQKDMLLPWRTIIENAALPLECQGIKKKEAHVTAKGLLEQFGLQGYENKYPKDLSGGMRQRVSFIRTLLTGGDILLLDEPFSALDALTKATLQEWLFEQWKQWQKTILFITHDVEEALFLSNRIFVVTGQPITTLTERIVPLGMDRSRKDLHKTEILALKDELLSMLQRQVLV is encoded by the coding sequence TTGAGGAGCAAGAGCATACTACAGTTTCATAATGTTTCCTTTCATTATGATGAAAAGCCAATCATAAACGGTCTAGATGCTTCCGTACAAGAAAAAGAGTTTGTTAGCATTATTGGGCCGAGTGGCTGTGGCAAAAGTACATTGTTTCGTTTAATTACAGGATTAGAAGAACCGACGGCTGGAAAGATTCAACTAACAGAAACCTCTAGTCATCCTGTAGGATATATGCCACAAAAAGATATGCTCCTGCCGTGGAGAACGATTATTGAAAATGCGGCATTGCCGTTAGAGTGTCAAGGGATAAAGAAAAAAGAAGCGCATGTAACGGCCAAAGGGCTGTTAGAACAATTTGGTTTACAAGGATACGAGAACAAGTATCCGAAAGATTTATCAGGTGGTATGCGGCAGCGAGTGTCCTTTATTCGAACTTTATTAACAGGCGGGGATATTTTATTGTTAGATGAACCTTTTAGCGCATTAGACGCTTTAACGAAAGCAACGTTGCAAGAATGGTTGTTTGAACAATGGAAACAGTGGCAAAAAACAATTTTATTTATTACACATGATGTTGAGGAAGCGCTTTTTCTTTCCAATCGAATTTTTGTTGTGACAGGGCAGCCTATAACAACTTTGACGGAACGTATTGTACCACTTGGAATGGATCGCTCAAGGAAAGATTTGCATAAAACTGAAATATTAGCTTTAAAAGATGAATTACTGAGTATGCTGCAAAGGCAGGTGCTTGTATGA
- a CDS encoding ABC transporter permease: MKRVTELLPALILSSILLIAWEVGARIVDEMYILPSPTAILAKMWALRDILLTVHLPATLYVVLIGIVISIVLGVGLAMAMNTSKWIERAFYPLLVASQTIPITALAPLFVLWFGYSIWSKVVVTVLITFFPIAVNTYDGLRSTKKEWEELLVTYGATKKDIFLKLKLPSALPYFFSALKIAVPLSVIGAAIGEWLGAQAGLGYFSKRMMTQLDGAGVFAPIVLLSLLAILFVLLVSMLEKKFISWRKHS, from the coding sequence ATGAAACGTGTGACCGAGTTATTGCCTGCACTGATTTTAAGTAGCATACTGCTCATAGCTTGGGAAGTGGGGGCTAGAATTGTAGATGAGATGTACATTTTGCCATCTCCTACTGCAATTCTAGCGAAAATGTGGGCGCTGCGTGACATACTACTTACAGTTCATTTGCCAGCAACTTTATATGTAGTCTTAATTGGAATTGTTATTTCTATTGTACTTGGTGTTGGATTGGCGATGGCTATGAATACGAGTAAATGGATAGAAAGAGCTTTTTATCCGTTACTAGTTGCTTCACAAACGATTCCGATTACTGCTTTAGCACCATTATTTGTTTTATGGTTTGGATATTCAATTTGGAGCAAGGTAGTTGTTACGGTCTTGATTACATTCTTCCCGATTGCGGTCAATACGTATGATGGATTACGCAGCACGAAAAAGGAATGGGAGGAGCTTTTAGTAACATACGGTGCAACGAAAAAAGACATTTTTCTCAAGTTAAAATTGCCCTCTGCGCTCCCGTACTTTTTCTCTGCTTTAAAAATTGCTGTTCCGCTTAGTGTAATTGGTGCAGCTATTGGTGAGTGGCTTGGAGCACAAGCTGGTTTAGGATACTTTAGTAAACGAATGATGACGCAGTTAGATGGGGCAGGCGTGTTTGCACCGATTGTTTTGTTATCATTACTAGCTATTTTGTTTGTATTACTTGTTTCTATGTTAGAAAAGAAATTCATTAGTTGGAGGAAACATTCATGA
- the thiO gene encoding glycine oxidase ThiO — MSKKYDVAIIGGGVIGSSVAHFLAERGYQVAIVEKQRIASEASKAAAGLLGVQAEWDAYDPLFELARESRTIFPQLAKALREKTGIDIGYEEKGIYRIAQNEDEKTRILDIMDWQQKAGEESYFLTGDQLREKEPFLSSSITCAVYYPKDGHVIAPELTKAFAHSAAISGADIYEQTEVFDIQIENNQVTGIVTNEGFTPCEKVVIAGGSWSTKLLHHFDKDWGTYPVKGEVVAVKSHKPLLGAPIFQERFYIAPKRGGRYVIGATMKPHTFNKSVQSESITSILERAYTILPALKEAEWDSTWAGLRPQSNHEVPYMGVHEEIEGLYACTGHYRNGILLSPVSGQYMADLIEGKQGNHLLDKLLFKTV, encoded by the coding sequence ATGAGTAAGAAGTATGATGTAGCCATTATTGGCGGTGGTGTAATTGGTAGCTCAGTTGCACATTTTTTAGCAGAGAGAGGATACCAAGTTGCAATTGTTGAGAAACAAAGGATTGCGTCTGAAGCTTCTAAAGCAGCAGCAGGTTTACTTGGTGTACAGGCGGAGTGGGATGCGTATGACCCATTATTTGAACTTGCTAGAGAAAGCCGTACAATATTTCCACAACTTGCAAAAGCTTTACGTGAAAAAACTGGCATCGATATTGGGTACGAGGAGAAAGGGATATACCGGATTGCCCAAAATGAGGATGAGAAGACGAGAATACTAGATATTATGGATTGGCAACAGAAGGCAGGAGAAGAATCTTATTTTCTTACAGGAGATCAGCTTCGTGAAAAAGAGCCCTTTCTCTCTTCGTCCATTACCTGCGCTGTATATTATCCGAAAGACGGTCATGTCATTGCGCCGGAACTTACAAAGGCATTTGCACACTCTGCGGCTATTTCTGGAGCTGATATATATGAACAAACAGAAGTATTTGATATTCAAATTGAAAATAATCAAGTTACTGGAATTGTTACGAATGAAGGGTTTACTCCATGTGAAAAGGTAGTTATTGCAGGTGGTTCGTGGAGTACGAAACTGCTTCACCATTTCGATAAAGATTGGGGTACATATCCGGTAAAAGGAGAAGTTGTTGCAGTAAAAAGCCATAAACCATTGCTAGGTGCCCCGATTTTTCAAGAGCGATTTTATATCGCCCCAAAACGAGGGGGACGTTATGTAATTGGAGCAACAATGAAGCCTCATACGTTTAACAAATCTGTACAATCAGAAAGTATTACTTCGATATTAGAGCGTGCTTATACGATCTTGCCGGCTTTGAAAGAAGCAGAATGGGATAGTACGTGGGCGGGATTACGTCCTCAATCTAATCATGAAGTTCCATACATGGGAGTACATGAAGAAATAGAAGGTTTGTATGCTTGTACAGGTCATTACCGAAACGGTATTTTATTAAGTCCTGTTTCTGGTCAATATATGGCCGATTTAATAGAAGGAAAGCAAGGAAACCATTTACTAGATAAATTGCTTTTTAAAACGGTTTAG
- the kdpF gene encoding K(+)-transporting ATPase subunit F, which produces MMIALSVIVAAITVYLVYALLNPEKF; this is translated from the coding sequence ATGATGATTGCCTTATCAGTTATTGTTGCAGCGATTACTGTGTATTTAGTTTATGCGTTATTAAATCCGGAGAAGTTTTAA
- the tenA gene encoding thiaminase II, producing MKFCERLFETVQPVWEKSHNHPFVTGMGDGTLEKDKFQYYIVQDYLYLLDYAKLYAIGVVKATNPQVMGKFAEQIDGILNGEMTIHKQYAKRLGISVQEMEEAKPSAKNLAYTNYMMSVSQNGTLAELIAALLPCMWSYWEIGKRLNDIPGARDHEFFGEWIQGYSSEEYGSLCTWLMDLLNELAEGKSEQELARLEEIFLYSSRFEYLFWDMAYRKEMWGFEEQEHTTVS from the coding sequence ATGAAATTTTGTGAGAGGTTATTTGAAACTGTACAGCCTGTTTGGGAGAAAAGTCATAACCATCCGTTTGTAACGGGAATGGGGGATGGTACGTTAGAAAAAGATAAATTCCAATATTACATCGTACAAGATTATTTATATTTGCTAGACTATGCAAAACTATATGCAATTGGAGTTGTAAAAGCAACGAATCCACAGGTGATGGGTAAATTTGCAGAACAAATAGATGGTATTTTGAATGGAGAAATGACAATTCATAAACAGTATGCAAAACGTCTTGGCATTTCTGTACAAGAGATGGAAGAGGCAAAGCCATCTGCTAAAAATCTAGCGTATACAAATTATATGATGTCAGTATCTCAAAATGGTACGCTTGCAGAGTTAATTGCGGCTCTTCTTCCATGTATGTGGAGCTATTGGGAAATTGGAAAACGCTTAAATGATATTCCAGGAGCAAGAGATCACGAATTTTTTGGTGAATGGATTCAAGGGTATAGCTCAGAAGAATATGGAAGTCTTTGCACTTGGCTAATGGATTTATTAAATGAACTAGCTGAAGGGAAATCTGAACAAGAGCTAGCTAGATTAGAAGAAATTTTCTTATATTCCAGCCGATTTGAGTATTTATTCTGGGATATGGCGTATCGTAAGGAGATGTGGGGTTTTGAGGAGCAAGAGCATACTACAGTTTCATAA